In one Deltaproteobacteria bacterium genomic region, the following are encoded:
- the gspD gene encoding type II secretion system protein GspD: MPVAVLLALLLLLGSAGAAGAQDAPPVGGTMVTLDFQDAEITEVIGVIAQATGKNFLYDDRVRGRVTVISPEPVSADEAYRVFESILQVKGFTTVPSPGGILKIVPLRDAKENPIETVAGPKPFENRDLFITRLLPLRFVKAEQISETLKPLVSKEASVISYAPTNTLIITDSASNIRRLVNIIDQIDVSTYQEQIKLIPIRYAGAAALTGQLAEIFGSESSGAAASQAGSRIRRARAAQPGQPQAGVPGVETVVGGGGEPRFIPDERTNSIVVIATKAVLREVERIIELLDYERKGAGRIHVYRLQNADAEEIAQTLSSLATGTSGAPRPATTRTSLSGLGGAAAQVSAAAAGGAGGLGGTVADLGDGVRISADAPTNSLIIQASPEAFATLSEVIEALDIRRPQVMVEALIMEVDVTDSEDLGAGWIYNTKIGSNGVLSMGSATGAAPPSVSALLGGLASTAAGAPNFTTALLAGSIEVVNADGDIVQIPIIQAIITASKSDNDVNIISAPTILTADNEEAEIVVGENIPVPTSRLQATSTTTDPNNPFQTSQNIAREDVGVTLRVTPQISEGDTVRLNIFQEISEVDESKSNDTLGPTTRNRKVENTVYVRDGEAVMIGGILAEAQGSTETKVPWLGDIPILGWAFKGTKDVVRKTNLLVVLTPKIVRGPDDLARVTVEGRERFRDASREQMNLSEDEREERRAALEAGVPLPRDPNPVRRELERHDGRYPIRELPELRDQTRANERARVKEIEEMKASEASGSYLVQVARFARAEDAVSLLQKLMADGYDGTVLTRSEQGQTTNWVQLGPYVTETRAQAVARDLNATHGFTSLVIVEP, translated from the coding sequence ATGCCTGTAGCCGTCCTGCTCGCGCTCTTGCTGCTGCTCGGAAGCGCCGGCGCCGCGGGAGCGCAGGACGCACCGCCCGTGGGCGGGACGATGGTCACGCTCGACTTCCAGGACGCGGAGATCACCGAGGTGATCGGCGTGATCGCGCAGGCCACGGGCAAGAACTTCCTCTACGACGATCGCGTGCGTGGCCGCGTGACCGTGATCTCGCCCGAGCCCGTCTCCGCGGACGAGGCCTACCGCGTCTTCGAATCGATCCTGCAGGTGAAGGGCTTCACGACGGTTCCCTCGCCCGGCGGGATCCTGAAGATCGTGCCGCTTCGCGACGCGAAGGAGAACCCGATCGAGACGGTCGCGGGACCGAAGCCGTTCGAGAACCGCGACCTGTTCATCACGCGCCTGCTGCCGCTGCGCTTCGTGAAGGCGGAGCAGATCAGCGAGACGCTGAAGCCCCTCGTCTCGAAGGAAGCGAGCGTCATCTCCTACGCGCCGACCAACACGCTGATCATCACCGACTCGGCCTCGAACATCCGGCGCCTCGTGAACATCATCGACCAGATCGACGTGTCGACCTACCAGGAGCAGATCAAGCTGATCCCGATCCGCTACGCGGGCGCAGCCGCGCTCACCGGGCAGCTCGCCGAGATCTTCGGCAGTGAGAGCAGCGGGGCCGCCGCAAGCCAGGCCGGCTCGCGGATTCGCCGCGCGCGCGCGGCCCAGCCCGGCCAGCCGCAGGCGGGAGTGCCCGGCGTCGAGACGGTGGTCGGGGGCGGCGGAGAGCCCCGCTTCATCCCGGACGAGCGCACCAACTCGATCGTCGTGATCGCCACCAAGGCCGTGCTGCGCGAGGTCGAGCGGATCATCGAGTTGCTCGACTACGAGCGGAAGGGCGCGGGGCGGATCCACGTCTACCGGCTTCAGAACGCCGACGCCGAGGAGATCGCCCAGACGCTCTCGAGCCTGGCGACGGGAACGTCGGGCGCGCCCCGACCGGCGACCACGCGGACCAGCCTGTCCGGTCTCGGCGGCGCGGCGGCTCAGGTGAGCGCGGCGGCGGCGGGTGGCGCAGGCGGTCTGGGCGGCACCGTCGCGGATCTCGGCGACGGCGTGCGAATCAGCGCCGACGCGCCGACGAATTCGTTGATCATCCAGGCCAGCCCCGAGGCGTTCGCGACGCTCTCCGAGGTGATCGAGGCGCTCGACATCCGTCGTCCGCAGGTGATGGTCGAGGCGCTGATCATGGAGGTCGACGTCACCGACTCGGAGGATCTCGGCGCGGGTTGGATCTACAACACGAAGATCGGCAGCAACGGCGTGCTGAGCATGGGCAGCGCCACGGGCGCGGCGCCGCCCTCGGTGAGCGCGCTTCTCGGCGGGCTGGCGAGCACCGCGGCGGGCGCCCCGAACTTCACGACGGCGCTTCTCGCCGGCTCGATCGAGGTCGTGAACGCCGATGGCGACATCGTTCAGATCCCGATCATCCAGGCGATCATCACCGCCTCGAAGTCGGACAACGACGTGAACATCATCTCGGCGCCGACGATCCTGACCGCGGACAACGAGGAGGCGGAGATCGTCGTCGGCGAGAACATCCCCGTGCCGACCTCGCGCCTGCAAGCCACCAGCACGACGACCGATCCGAACAACCCGTTCCAGACCTCGCAGAACATCGCGCGCGAGGACGTCGGCGTGACGCTGCGCGTGACGCCGCAGATCAGCGAAGGCGACACCGTCCGACTGAACATCTTCCAGGAGATCAGCGAGGTCGACGAGAGCAAGTCCAACGACACGCTCGGACCGACCACACGCAACCGCAAGGTCGAGAACACCGTCTACGTGCGCGACGGCGAGGCGGTGATGATCGGCGGGATCCTGGCCGAGGCGCAGGGCTCGACCGAGACCAAGGTTCCGTGGCTGGGCGACATCCCGATCCTGGGCTGGGCGTTCAAGGGGACCAAGGACGTGGTGCGCAAGACGAACCTGCTCGTGGTGCTCACGCCGAAGATCGTGCGCGGGCCGGACGACCTCGCGCGCGTCACCGTCGAGGGACGCGAGCGCTTCCGCGATGCCTCACGCGAGCAGATGAACCTGAGCGAGGACGAGCGGGAGGAGCGGCGAGCCGCGCTCGAGGCCGGCGTGCCCCTGCCGCGCGACCCAAATCCGGTACGCCGCGAGCTCGAGCGCCACGACGGTCGCTACCCGATCCGGGAGCTCCCCGAGCTTCGCGACCAGACTCGAGCGAACGAGCGCGCACGCGTGAAGGAGATCGAAGAGATGAAGGCGAGCGAGGCCAGCGGAAGCTACCTCGTGCAGGTCGCCCGCTTCGCGCGCGCCGAAGACGCGGTGTCGCTGCTGCAGAAGCTGATGGCCGACGGCTACGACGGCACGGTGCTCACGCGCAGCGAGCAAGGCCAGACGACGAACTGGGTGCAGCTCGGACCGTACGTGACCGAGACCCGCGCACAGGCGGTCGCGCGCGACCTGAACGCGACCCACGGCTTCACCTCCCTCGTGATCGTGGAGCCGTAG
- the gspE gene encoding type II secretion system protein GspE, protein MASPVQLRAALLQHTSLSESDLAQAMKKQEQSGRRLTDLLLELELVPEGELIGALAAMYGIPTRETLAPEDIDAELATQLPISFAKHHHVLPIRRDGDRLEVAIADPLLTDPLDDVRMVFAGARCEPVLVTRRAILNCINHVYDQASSAEDVAEEFAETDLADIASELISEPEDLLDSSEESAPIIRLVNSLLQQAVKERASDIHIQPGEKDLVVRFRIDNLLHEPIRPLPRRMQQAITTRIKIMGRLDIAEKRLPQDGRIVLKIAGRDYDVRLSTLPTQYGERCVLRLLPRTQELLSIEKIGLSPGHQETLRKLIRRNNGIILVTGPTGSGKTNTLYAALADINKPDQNIITIEDPVEIRLPGISQIEVKSAIGLTFAAGLRSILRQNPNVILIGEIRDLETAEIAIQASLTGHLVFSTLHTNEAAGTITRLIDMGVEPFLIASSLVAAIGQRLIRVLCKRCREPYAPGDEELAELSLSRAKIAGKTIYRAKGCVHCNHTGYHGRTGIFEILPIDETIRPMITRGVDSKQIQDAALAAGMQTMRMHGARMVLEGTTSIAEIVRQTEEEAVAALDPQAA, encoded by the coding sequence ATGGCCAGCCCCGTGCAGCTCCGCGCGGCCCTGCTCCAGCACACCTCGCTCAGCGAATCGGACCTCGCCCAGGCGATGAAGAAGCAGGAGCAGTCGGGACGGCGTCTCACCGATCTCCTGCTCGAGCTCGAGCTCGTGCCCGAAGGCGAGCTGATCGGCGCGCTCGCCGCCATGTACGGAATTCCCACCCGCGAGACGCTCGCGCCCGAGGACATCGACGCGGAGCTCGCCACCCAGCTTCCGATCTCGTTCGCGAAGCACCACCACGTGCTGCCGATCCGCCGCGACGGGGACCGGCTCGAGGTCGCGATCGCGGATCCGCTGCTCACCGATCCGCTCGACGACGTGCGAATGGTCTTCGCCGGCGCGCGCTGCGAGCCCGTGCTGGTCACGCGCCGCGCGATCCTGAACTGCATCAATCACGTCTACGACCAGGCGAGCTCCGCGGAGGACGTGGCCGAGGAGTTCGCGGAGACCGACCTCGCCGACATCGCGAGCGAGCTGATCTCGGAGCCGGAGGACCTGCTCGACTCCTCCGAGGAGAGCGCGCCGATCATCCGGCTGGTGAACTCGCTGCTTCAGCAGGCGGTGAAGGAGCGCGCGAGCGACATCCACATCCAGCCCGGCGAGAAGGACCTCGTCGTGCGCTTCCGGATCGACAACCTGCTGCACGAGCCGATAAGGCCGCTGCCGCGGCGCATGCAGCAGGCGATCACGACGCGCATCAAGATCATGGGCCGACTGGACATCGCCGAGAAGCGCCTGCCGCAGGACGGCCGGATCGTGCTCAAGATCGCCGGTCGGGACTACGACGTGCGCCTCTCGACGCTGCCGACACAGTACGGTGAACGCTGCGTGCTCCGGCTTCTGCCGCGCACGCAGGAGCTGCTCTCGATCGAGAAGATCGGCCTCTCGCCCGGCCACCAGGAGACGCTGCGAAAGCTGATCCGGCGCAACAACGGGATCATCCTGGTCACCGGGCCGACCGGCTCCGGCAAGACCAATACGCTCTACGCGGCGCTGGCCGACATCAACAAGCCCGATCAGAACATCATCACGATCGAGGACCCGGTCGAGATCCGGCTGCCGGGAATCAGCCAGATCGAGGTGAAGTCGGCGATCGGCCTGACCTTCGCCGCGGGCCTGCGCTCGATCCTGCGCCAGAACCCGAACGTGATCCTGATCGGCGAGATCCGCGACTTGGAGACGGCCGAGATCGCGATCCAGGCCAGCCTCACCGGCCACCTGGTCTTCTCGACGCTGCACACCAACGAGGCCGCAGGCACGATCACCCGCTTGATCGACATGGGTGTCGAGCCGTTCCTGATCGCGTCGTCGCTCGTCGCCGCGATCGGCCAGCGGCTGATCCGCGTGCTGTGCAAGCGCTGCCGCGAGCCGTACGCGCCGGGCGACGAGGAGCTCGCGGAGCTTTCGCTGTCGCGCGCGAAGATCGCCGGCAAGACGATCTACCGCGCCAAGGGCTGCGTGCACTGCAACCACACCGGCTACCACGGCCGCACCGGCATCTTCGAGATCCTGCCCATCGACGAGACGATCCGGCCGATGATCACGCGCGGCGTCGACTCGAAGCAGATCCAGGACGCGGCGCTCGCGGCGGGAATGCAGACCATGCGCATGCACGGCGCGCGGATGGTGCTCGAAGGCACGACGTCGATCGCGGAGATCGTGCGGCAGACCGAGGAGGAAGCGGTCGCGGCGCTCGATCCGCAGGCGGCCTGA
- the gspF gene encoding type II secretion system protein GspF has protein sequence MPVYRYKGVAAGNRAVSATIDADSLRAARLKLRADGIFPTEIVAGKTRGETSELLSKLRLPALRRVPDLDLSMFSSQLSTLISAGVPLVQALSALTEQVERERFKTVVGAVRESVNQGSSLAEALAEHPHVFDELYCSMVRAGESSGALAPVLLRLADYVESRMDLRNQLINAMIYPALMLAFSAAVAGVLLVKVIPNITTMLRDMKQELPLVTRVVVAVSDVVTVYWFPALVVLAAALLIWTRIVRTERGRFAWDGFMLRTPVFGRLIRYVAIARFARTLATLSAGGVNIVGALEIARSVTANAVIAKAVDGVKDAITRGSSIAAQMRTSGEFPPLVTHMISVGEASGELPSMLGKLADTYDTQVENALQRMLALLGPILLVFVAIVILVIILSTLLPLMNMTSAL, from the coding sequence ATGCCGGTCTACCGCTACAAGGGGGTCGCCGCGGGAAATCGCGCGGTCTCCGCGACGATCGACGCGGACAGCCTGCGCGCCGCGCGCCTGAAGCTGCGCGCGGACGGGATCTTCCCCACCGAGATCGTCGCCGGAAAGACGCGCGGCGAGACCTCGGAGCTGCTCTCGAAACTGCGGCTGCCCGCGTTGCGGCGCGTCCCCGACCTGGATCTCTCGATGTTCTCGAGCCAGCTCTCGACGCTGATCTCCGCGGGTGTGCCGCTGGTCCAGGCGCTCTCCGCGCTCACCGAGCAGGTCGAGCGCGAGCGCTTCAAGACCGTGGTCGGAGCGGTGCGCGAGTCCGTGAACCAGGGCTCGTCGCTCGCCGAGGCGCTGGCCGAGCACCCGCACGTCTTCGACGAGCTCTACTGCTCGATGGTGCGGGCGGGAGAATCCTCGGGCGCGCTCGCGCCGGTGCTCTTGCGGCTCGCCGACTACGTCGAGAGCCGGATGGATCTGCGCAACCAGCTGATCAACGCGATGATCTATCCCGCGCTGATGCTCGCGTTCAGTGCCGCGGTCGCGGGCGTCCTGCTGGTGAAGGTGATCCCGAACATCACGACGATGCTCCGCGACATGAAGCAGGAGCTGCCGCTCGTGACGCGAGTCGTGGTGGCGGTCTCGGACGTCGTCACGGTGTACTGGTTTCCCGCACTGGTCGTGCTCGCGGCGGCGCTCTTGATCTGGACCCGGATCGTCCGGACCGAGCGCGGCCGCTTCGCCTGGGACGGGTTCATGCTCCGCACCCCGGTCTTCGGCCGGCTGATCCGCTACGTGGCGATCGCCCGCTTCGCGCGGACGCTCGCGACGCTCTCCGCCGGCGGCGTGAACATCGTCGGCGCGCTCGAGATCGCGCGCAGCGTGACCGCCAATGCCGTGATCGCCAAGGCCGTCGACGGCGTGAAGGATGCGATCACGCGCGGCTCCTCGATCGCCGCGCAGATGCGCACGAGCGGCGAGTTCCCGCCGCTCGTCACGCACATGATCTCGGTCGGCGAGGCTTCCGGGGAGCTCCCCTCGATGCTCGGAAAGCTCGCCGACACCTACGACACCCAGGTCGAGAACGCGCTGCAGCGCATGCTCGCACTGCTCGGTCCGATCCTGCTCGTCTTCGTCGCGATCGTGATCCTGGTGATCATCCTCTCGACGCTTCTGCCGCTCATGAACATGACGTCCGCGCTCTAG
- the gspG gene encoding type II secretion system protein GspG codes for MRLEERDGFTLIEIMVVVLIVGLLMTVLATNVFRRLGGAQADIARLQVSKLSQQLELYKLDNGTYPTSEQGLDALVHEPTTEPRPRRYPDGGYVSSKDLLDPWQVPFKYERPGKNNARSFDLYSFGADGQPGGDGENAEIGNWEVTEPR; via the coding sequence ATGCGACTCGAAGAACGCGACGGCTTCACCCTGATCGAGATCATGGTGGTCGTGCTGATCGTCGGCCTCTTGATGACGGTGCTCGCGACCAACGTCTTCCGGCGGCTCGGCGGCGCGCAGGCCGACATCGCGCGCCTGCAGGTCTCGAAGCTCTCGCAGCAGCTCGAGCTGTACAAGCTCGACAACGGCACCTACCCCACGAGCGAGCAGGGGCTCGATGCGCTGGTCCACGAGCCGACCACCGAGCCGCGGCCGCGGCGCTACCCGGACGGCGGCTACGTCTCGTCGAAGGATCTGCTCGATCCCTGGCAGGTGCCCTTCAAGTACGAGCGACCGGGAAAGAACAACGCGCGGAGCTTCGATCTGTACAGCTTCGGCGCGGACGGTCAGCCCGGTGGCGACGGCGAGAACGCCGAGATCGGAAACTGGGAAGTGACCGAACCGCGCTGA
- a CDS encoding prepilin-type N-terminal cleavage/methylation domain-containing protein, with amino-acid sequence MNLRGAEAGFTLLELLVVLLLIVLVTGVFTTRIGGGFGVHLRNSGRTLAAELEYVGQRAVTTGRAQRFVIDLDQQVFRLEELPPEAPATEAELPEHAENLDLAPPLSEAVFAPVEGRIGEWRALDDADEVRFLEVRLGGAPSHEGAVGIGFSSDGASDPAEIWLRDDGGYELLIRVVAFTGEIRVEEVDAGGP; translated from the coding sequence GTGAACCTTCGAGGCGCCGAAGCCGGCTTCACCCTGCTCGAGCTGCTGGTCGTGCTGCTGCTGATCGTGCTCGTGACGGGCGTGTTCACGACCCGCATCGGCGGCGGATTCGGCGTTCACCTGCGCAACTCCGGACGCACGCTCGCCGCGGAGCTCGAGTACGTCGGCCAGCGCGCGGTGACCACGGGTCGGGCGCAGCGCTTCGTGATCGACCTGGACCAGCAGGTCTTCCGCCTCGAAGAGCTGCCGCCGGAAGCGCCCGCGACCGAAGCGGAGCTTCCCGAGCACGCCGAGAACCTCGACCTGGCCCCGCCGCTCTCGGAAGCGGTCTTCGCTCCCGTCGAGGGACGGATCGGCGAGTGGCGCGCACTCGACGACGCGGACGAAGTGCGATTCCTCGAGGTGCGGCTCGGCGGCGCGCCCAGCCACGAGGGCGCGGTCGGAATCGGCTTCTCTTCCGACGGCGCGAGCGATCCCGCGGAGATCTGGCTGCGCGACGACGGCGGCTACGAGCTGCTAATCCGCGTGGTCGCCTTCACCGGCGAGATCCGCGTCGAGGAGGTCGACGCCGGTGGCCCGTAG
- a CDS encoding type II secretion system protein yields the protein MARSRDGFTLIEVLAALLIVGLVFGLLLESVTANLDDLGRARLEARATQLAEERARQLAGEISAGAEIEDGETEGEYEPPDADLRWHVNVSEQTLELPEDYPAEVSPSPLFAVPGAARPAALPGRVPPLRLVEVRVFAVEDEPESATPFVLLVTAPPDPARLEELRKQREQAPPPEAPKTGGATP from the coding sequence GTGGCCCGTAGCCGCGACGGATTCACGCTGATCGAAGTCCTGGCGGCGCTGCTGATCGTCGGGCTGGTCTTCGGCCTCTTGCTCGAATCGGTGACCGCGAACCTCGACGATCTCGGGCGCGCGCGTCTGGAGGCTCGCGCGACGCAGCTGGCCGAGGAACGCGCGCGCCAGCTCGCGGGCGAGATCAGCGCAGGGGCCGAGATCGAGGACGGCGAGACCGAAGGCGAGTACGAGCCTCCCGACGCGGATCTGCGCTGGCACGTGAACGTGTCGGAGCAGACGCTCGAGCTGCCGGAGGACTATCCCGCCGAGGTCTCGCCCTCCCCGCTCTTCGCCGTGCCGGGGGCTGCGCGCCCGGCCGCGTTGCCGGGCCGGGTCCCGCCGCTTCGGCTGGTCGAGGTGCGCGTCTTCGCGGTCGAGGACGAGCCCGAGAGCGCGACGCCGTTCGTCCTGCTCGTGACCGCCCCTCCCGATCCCGCGCGGCTCGAGGAGCTGCGCAAGCAGCGCGAGCAGGCGCCGCCGCCCGAGGCTCCCAAGACAGGAGGGGCCACGCCATGA